The Lutibacter sp. Hel_I_33_5 genome has a window encoding:
- a CDS encoding 3-oxoacyl-ACP synthase III family protein — protein sequence MYNSKITGLGYFVPDNIVTNNDLKEFMDTSDEWIQERTGIKERRWIDPKTGENTSSMGVKAAKIAIERAGLTKDDIDFIVFATLSPDMYFPGGGVRVQDMLDMPTIGALDVRNQCSGFIYSLSVADQFIKTGMYKNILVIGSENHSGGLERSTRGRGVTVIFGDGAGAAVLSRTEEKGKGILSSHLHSEGKHARELMLDGPSTGRWVPEILEANDPEDQSYYPYMNGQFVFKHAVTRFSEAIVEGLQANNLEKEDIDMLIPHQANLRIAQFIQKKFRLPDDNVYNNIMNYGNTTAASVIIALTEAWEKGKIKDNDLVVLAAFGSGFTWGSVMIRW from the coding sequence ATGTATAATTCAAAAATCACCGGTTTAGGATATTTTGTTCCTGATAATATTGTTACCAATAACGATTTAAAAGAATTCATGGATACCAGTGATGAATGGATTCAAGAACGTACAGGAATTAAAGAACGTAGATGGATTGATCCAAAAACTGGTGAAAACACATCTTCTATGGGAGTAAAAGCTGCTAAAATTGCCATTGAAAGAGCAGGTTTAACTAAAGATGATATCGATTTTATTGTATTTGCTACCTTAAGTCCAGATATGTATTTTCCTGGTGGAGGTGTTAGAGTACAAGATATGTTAGATATGCCAACTATTGGTGCTTTAGATGTTCGGAATCAATGTTCTGGTTTTATTTATTCACTTTCAGTTGCAGATCAATTTATAAAAACTGGAATGTATAAAAATATTTTGGTGATTGGTTCTGAAAATCATTCAGGAGGTCTAGAACGTTCTACTAGAGGTAGAGGTGTTACTGTCATTTTTGGTGATGGGGCAGGAGCTGCTGTGTTGTCTAGAACTGAAGAAAAAGGAAAAGGAATATTATCATCTCATTTACATTCTGAAGGAAAGCATGCAAGAGAATTAATGTTAGATGGTCCAAGTACAGGTAGATGGGTTCCTGAAATTTTAGAAGCTAATGATCCAGAAGATCAATCTTATTATCCATATATGAATGGTCAGTTTGTTTTTAAACATGCAGTTACTCGTTTTTCTGAAGCTATTGTAGAAGGTTTACAAGCAAATAATTTAGAGAAAGAAGATATTGATATGTTAATTCCGCATCAAGCGAATTTGCGTATCGCACAGTTTATTCAGAAGAAATTTAGATTACCCGATGACAATGTGTATAATAATATTATGAATTATGGAAATACTACGGCTGCATCAGTAATTATTGCACTAACAGAAGCTTGGGAGAAAGGTAAAATAAAAGACAACGATTTGGTTGTTTTGGCTGCTTTTGGTAGTGGATTTACTTGGGGTTCTGTTATGATTAGATGGTAG
- a CDS encoding outer membrane beta-barrel family protein has product MKKILPTLLLFLSFSITAQNITGKVIDSKTKESIPYVTIVCKSNKDKILSGAITDESGVFKIEKLALQTVIIEIQFIGYKTIKKEIVLTAKNPNKDLGIILLKEDRASLDEVIIESETTSVIQKIDRKVYTIGKDLTAAGTNSLLMLENIPSISVNHQSGQILLRGNGNVNLLIDGKPSNLSAQQLLKQLPSSTVKQVEVITNPSAKYSAEGMSGIINIILKKNTKIGFNGSFDVGVEHSKNTRPTGSVNLNYRIGKVNIYGNYGVDLGKFETYFKFNRKDKDLVQDVFFIDNTTSHFAKAGIDYYINDKNTLSFFTTHNLSDINFTNNSNTYLNQNLILNNKNLFLIDNKEHAYNIDYILDINDKGEQIELEFNYSKNTKPENDLNRELLNPTSKVYNYTNEILNDNSIFLANLDYIKPITSGKLELGLEARIQNTFHNIITDQVVESQGISPSVLRGNSTFSYDRNTYSAYINLNKNYKKVTLQTGLRFENFSVNGLFSNTQQAATEPYSKEFFTVYPSAYLTFKPKDKHQLQIGYSRRVDRPAIDQVTPIQEWTTPLSISVGNRTLEPQFTNSFELNYTRTLDKGNYTLGTFYRRTTGRIGRIFMQDAVNSDRQLLSYGNYDTTDNFGFEFSSSYKPVKWWTIRPSANVYFQENHGVLNHQNVTVKNTLFTARISNSIKASKNLRFQLSSSYRGNNRTIQFKIKPYLLINAAASLSVLNDNGTITLRGTDIFDSFKLDFSSTNPFPQRGLFTLEYSAIYLGFSYNFGSGKNRERDRKYRKNNETQGGVI; this is encoded by the coding sequence ATGAAAAAGATTTTACCTACACTCCTCTTGTTCCTATCATTTTCTATTACTGCACAAAACATTACTGGAAAAGTTATCGATTCTAAAACTAAAGAAAGTATTCCCTATGTTACTATAGTTTGTAAATCTAATAAAGATAAAATTCTTTCTGGAGCTATTACTGATGAATCTGGGGTTTTCAAAATTGAAAAGTTAGCGTTACAAACAGTTATTATTGAAATACAATTTATTGGTTATAAAACCATAAAAAAAGAAATTGTGCTAACTGCAAAAAATCCTAATAAAGATTTAGGTATCATTTTATTAAAAGAAGATAGAGCTTCATTAGATGAAGTAATTATAGAATCAGAAACTACATCTGTTATTCAAAAAATTGATCGAAAAGTATATACTATTGGAAAAGATTTAACAGCAGCAGGAACTAATTCTCTTTTAATGTTAGAGAATATTCCTTCTATTAGTGTAAATCATCAATCTGGACAAATATTACTTAGAGGTAATGGAAATGTAAATCTTTTAATAGATGGAAAACCTTCTAATTTATCTGCCCAACAATTATTAAAACAACTTCCTTCATCAACAGTAAAACAAGTAGAAGTTATTACAAACCCTTCTGCCAAATACAGTGCTGAAGGTATGAGCGGAATTATAAATATCATCTTAAAAAAGAATACTAAAATTGGATTTAACGGTTCTTTTGACGTTGGTGTTGAGCATAGTAAAAACACAAGACCAACAGGTTCTGTAAACTTAAATTACAGAATTGGCAAAGTAAATATTTACGGTAATTACGGCGTTGATTTAGGTAAGTTTGAAACTTATTTCAAATTTAATCGAAAAGACAAAGATTTGGTTCAAGATGTATTCTTTATTGATAACACAACTTCACATTTTGCAAAAGCTGGTATCGATTACTATATTAATGATAAAAATACCTTGTCTTTTTTTACAACACATAATTTATCAGATATAAATTTCACCAATAACTCTAACACCTATTTAAATCAGAATTTAATATTAAATAATAAAAACTTGTTTTTGATTGATAACAAAGAACATGCTTATAATATTGATTATATTTTAGATATAAATGATAAAGGAGAACAGATTGAGCTAGAATTTAATTACTCAAAAAATACAAAGCCTGAAAATGATCTTAACAGAGAATTACTAAACCCTACCTCTAAAGTTTATAATTATACGAACGAAATACTAAATGATAATTCAATTTTTTTAGCTAATTTAGATTATATAAAACCTATAACATCCGGTAAATTAGAATTAGGTCTTGAAGCGAGAATACAAAATACATTTCACAACATCATTACTGATCAAGTAGTTGAAAGTCAAGGAATTTCCCCTAGCGTCCTAAGAGGAAATTCTACTTTCAGCTATGATAGAAACACCTATTCAGCCTATATTAACCTAAATAAAAATTATAAAAAGGTAACTTTACAAACTGGATTACGCTTTGAAAATTTTTCTGTTAATGGGTTATTTTCTAACACTCAACAAGCTGCAACAGAACCTTACTCAAAAGAATTTTTCACTGTTTACCCTTCGGCTTACCTAACTTTTAAACCAAAAGACAAACATCAATTACAAATAGGCTATAGCAGAAGAGTTGACAGACCAGCAATAGATCAAGTTACTCCTATTCAAGAATGGACTACACCTTTATCTATATCAGTGGGAAATCGTACTTTAGAACCACAATTCACTAATTCATTTGAATTAAATTACACCAGAACTTTAGACAAAGGAAACTATACATTAGGTACTTTTTACAGAAGAACCACAGGCAGAATTGGTAGAATTTTTATGCAAGATGCTGTAAATTCTGATAGACAGCTTTTATCCTATGGAAATTATGATACTACAGATAATTTTGGTTTTGAATTTTCTTCAAGTTATAAACCAGTAAAATGGTGGACAATTAGACCTAGTGCTAATGTTTATTTTCAAGAAAATCATGGGGTTTTAAATCATCAGAATGTAACTGTAAAAAACACCTTATTTACTGCAAGAATAAGTAATAGTATAAAAGCTAGTAAAAATCTACGATTTCAATTATCTAGTTCTTACCGAGGAAATAATAGAACTATTCAGTTTAAAATCAAACCATATTTATTAATTAATGCTGCTGCAAGTTTATCAGTTTTAAACGATAATGGAACTATTACATTAAGAGGAACAGATATTTTTGATAGCTTTAAATTAGATTTCTCATCAACAAATCCTTTTCCTCAGAGAGGGTTATTTACGTTAGAATATAGCGCAATATATTTAGGTTTTTCTTACAACTTTGGAAGCGGTAAAAACCGTGAACGTGATAGAAAATATAGAAAAAACAATGAAACGCAAGGTGGCGTTATTTAA
- a CDS encoding OmpA family protein: protein MKKLLFFGTLFLLGGAFVSAQDLPQNPEPGKCYVRCKTPELWKNEDVTLEISPAYKKIVTHPAEYKTVTERVMTKEAGQRLVVVPAVWDTKTISYTAKEDGSRLRVVKASFASDSQTIETKAASAQWEMSEKAPDCESSDPNDCRYWCYKPIPAKYVTVPLTKLANDASTQSSPVPGYEKTYTKRVMITPPSTKSVEIPAVYSTIKKTVLVKDAWQEAVTVPARYKTVTKEVLVNKGGLTTWKEVECELLSYNPLPINWNLGSATLTGAAKRLIDTRLLPVLKDGVRVELASHTDSRGTSSSNQDLSERRAQAVTNYLISKGVNPSQLVAKGYGENKLKNRCADGVSCTEAQHLQNRRTEFRVINQN from the coding sequence ATGAAAAAATTATTATTTTTCGGAACTTTGTTCCTACTAGGAGGTGCGTTCGTATCTGCTCAAGACTTACCACAAAACCCAGAACCAGGAAAATGTTATGTACGCTGTAAAACTCCGGAATTATGGAAAAACGAAGACGTAACGTTAGAAATTTCTCCTGCTTACAAAAAAATTGTTACGCATCCTGCAGAATACAAAACAGTTACTGAAAGAGTTATGACAAAAGAAGCTGGTCAACGTTTAGTTGTTGTTCCTGCTGTATGGGATACAAAAACTATTTCTTATACTGCAAAAGAAGATGGAAGTAGATTAAGAGTTGTAAAAGCAAGTTTTGCTTCAGACTCACAAACTATAGAAACAAAAGCTGCTTCTGCACAATGGGAAATGAGTGAAAAAGCTCCAGATTGTGAATCTAGTGATCCTAACGATTGTAGATACTGGTGTTATAAGCCAATTCCTGCAAAATATGTAACAGTACCATTAACTAAATTAGCTAATGATGCTTCTACACAATCTTCTCCAGTTCCTGGATATGAAAAAACATATACTAAAAGAGTAATGATAACTCCACCATCAACTAAATCTGTAGAAATTCCTGCAGTATACAGTACAATTAAAAAGACTGTTTTAGTTAAAGATGCATGGCAAGAAGCTGTAACAGTTCCTGCTAGATATAAAACTGTAACTAAAGAAGTTTTAGTAAACAAAGGTGGTTTAACTACCTGGAAAGAAGTAGAATGTGAGTTATTATCTTACAACCCATTACCAATAAACTGGAACTTAGGAAGTGCTACTTTAACTGGTGCTGCTAAAAGATTAATAGACACTAGATTATTACCTGTTTTAAAAGATGGTGTTCGTGTAGAATTAGCTTCTCACACAGATTCTAGAGGTACTAGTTCTAGTAACCAAGATTTATCTGAAAGAAGAGCTCAAGCTGTAACAAACTATTTAATTTCTAAAGGAGTTAATCCAAGTCAGTTAGTGGCTAAAGGTTACGGAGAAAATAAATTAAAAAACAGATGTGCTGATGGTGTATCTTGTACAGAAGCACAACATTTACAAAACAGAAGAACAGAATTTAGAGTAATTAATCAAAACTAA
- a CDS encoding Ppx/GppA phosphatase family protein, protein MLEIKKYAAIDIGSNAIRLLVANIVIEEDKEPQFKKSSLVRVPIRLGADAFVLGKISPENTQRMIDAMEAFKLLMKVHSVEKCKACATSAMREASNGQEVANQILKKTGVEIDIIDGKKEAAIISSTDLNQLIESDASYLYVDVGGGSTELTVFSKGKIINSKSFKIGTVRLINNKKSENKVLFKEVQKWVESSTKGLKRISLIGSGGNINRLFKMSGRAQGKPISYIYLNAQYQFLKQMSYKERISELSLNPDRADVIVPATKIYLSAMKWSGARKIFVPKIGLSDGIIKSLYYNKL, encoded by the coding sequence TTGTTAGAGATTAAAAAATATGCTGCAATTGATATAGGTTCAAACGCCATTAGATTGTTGGTAGCAAATATTGTTATTGAAGAAGATAAAGAACCTCAATTCAAAAAATCTTCTTTAGTTAGAGTACCAATTCGTTTGGGTGCAGATGCTTTTGTGTTAGGTAAGATAAGTCCTGAAAATACACAAAGAATGATTGATGCTATGGAAGCATTTAAATTATTAATGAAAGTACACTCGGTGGAAAAATGTAAAGCCTGTGCAACTTCAGCCATGCGAGAAGCTTCTAACGGACAAGAAGTTGCAAATCAAATTTTAAAGAAAACTGGTGTAGAAATAGATATTATTGACGGAAAAAAAGAAGCCGCAATTATCTCATCTACAGATTTAAACCAATTAATTGAAAGTGATGCTTCTTATTTATATGTTGATGTTGGTGGTGGTAGTACAGAACTCACCGTTTTTTCTAAAGGAAAAATCATCAATTCTAAATCTTTTAAAATTGGTACCGTTAGGTTAATAAATAACAAAAAATCTGAAAACAAAGTTTTATTTAAAGAAGTCCAGAAATGGGTAGAATCTAGTACAAAAGGATTAAAAAGAATTTCTTTGATTGGTTCTGGTGGAAATATTAATAGGCTTTTTAAAATGTCGGGTAGAGCTCAAGGAAAACCGATCTCTTATATATATTTAAATGCGCAATATCAGTTCTTAAAACAAATGAGTTATAAAGAGCGAATTTCTGAACTTAGCTTAAATCCTGATAGAGCCGACGTAATTGTTCCCGCAACAAAAATTTATTTATCTGCTATGAAGTGGAGTGGTGCTAGAAAAATATTTGTTCCAAAAATCGGGCTTTCAGACGGAATAATTAAAAGCTTATATTACAATAAGTTATGA
- a CDS encoding histidine phosphatase family protein — protein sequence MKTLYIVRHAKSSWKYQSIKDIDRPLKERGINDAHLLSKFLAKKINRPDVFISSTANRALHTSVIFCENFDYPLSNLKMKRQLYSFSDGYLVKTVKALDDGFNSAIIFSHDHGINTFVNKFGNKPIAHVPTCGVVGIQFKGKHWKNIKKGETVLVEFPSDHK from the coding sequence ATGAAAACCCTTTATATAGTTCGTCACGCAAAATCTTCTTGGAAATACCAAAGTATAAAAGATATTGACAGACCTCTAAAAGAGCGCGGAATAAACGATGCCCATTTACTCTCTAAATTCTTAGCAAAAAAAATTAACAGACCGGATGTTTTTATATCAAGTACTGCAAATAGAGCCTTACATACATCGGTGATTTTTTGTGAAAATTTTGATTACCCTCTTTCTAATTTAAAAATGAAAAGGCAACTCTATAGTTTTAGCGATGGATATTTGGTAAAAACAGTAAAAGCTTTAGATGATGGATTTAATTCTGCTATTATATTTAGTCACGATCATGGTATTAATACATTTGTAAATAAGTTTGGAAATAAACCTATTGCACATGTTCCTACATGTGGAGTGGTTGGAATTCAGTTTAAAGGAAAACATTGGAAGAATATTAAAAAAGGAGAAACTGTTTTGGTTGAGTTTCCTAGTGATCATAAATAA
- the pdxH gene encoding pyridoxamine 5'-phosphate oxidase encodes MPQDLSNHRKTYQKEELLESNCPKNPIDLFTKWFLNADNSDAVDEANAMNIASIGLDGFPKNRIVLLKKYTEEGFIFYTNYQSEKGKALEENNHVCLSFFWPGLEQQVIIKGKAEKVSEETSNKYFNSRPDGSKLGAWASNQSEVITTRNQLDKSLEKFTKQFEGKNITKPKHWGGYLVTPISIEFWQGRPNRMHDRIRYTLQKDFSWKQERLAP; translated from the coding sequence ATGCCTCAAGATTTAAGTAATCATAGAAAAACATATCAAAAAGAAGAATTATTAGAAAGTAATTGTCCTAAAAATCCAATCGATTTATTTACCAAATGGTTTTTAAATGCTGATAATTCTGATGCTGTTGATGAAGCAAATGCTATGAATATTGCATCAATAGGATTAGATGGTTTCCCAAAAAACAGAATCGTATTACTTAAAAAATATACAGAAGAAGGTTTTATTTTTTATACAAATTATCAATCTGAAAAAGGAAAAGCATTAGAAGAAAATAATCATGTTTGTTTATCTTTTTTCTGGCCAGGGTTAGAACAACAAGTAATCATCAAAGGAAAAGCAGAAAAAGTATCGGAAGAAACTTCTAATAAGTATTTTAATTCAAGACCAGATGGAAGTAAATTAGGAGCTTGGGCTTCTAATCAAAGTGAAGTTATTACTACTAGAAATCAACTAGATAAAAGCTTAGAAAAATTCACTAAACAATTTGAAGGTAAAAACATTACGAAGCCAAAACATTGGGGTGGTTATCTTGTAACACCTATATCTATTGAGTTTTGGCAAGGAAGACCCAATAGAATGCATGATAGAATACGTTATACATTACAAAAAGATTTTTCTTGGAAACAAGAACGATTAGCTCCATAA
- a CDS encoding MFS transporter: protein MNKLIKNYVDTFRGLSPEVWWLSLITLINRAGTMVIPFLSLYLTKSLNFSLKDVGWILTCFGLGSVIGSWLGGKLTDKIGYFKVMKYSLFLTGILFVALQYITSFYGFCLGIFLVMLVADTFRPAMFVALNAYSKPENKTRSVTLIRLAINLGFSAGPAVGGLIITYLSYNGLFWVDGITCLLATILLVKVLNPKKTKELDVIVNENPISIKKDAAFWVFFIAMFLYGFVFLQYFSTIPLYYKDAHFLSEFEIGLLMGMNGFIIFVLEMPLIKWLESSKYSTAFLILVGIFLVALSFFVLNLTSWTGILVIGMLIMTIGEMIAFPFSNKFVIDRAKKGKQGEYMAWYSIAFSAAHIFGHNSGMQLVDALGFDRTWTIITALSFVSVFVTYLLIRKLKRE from the coding sequence ATGAATAAATTAATTAAAAATTACGTAGATACATTTAGAGGACTCTCTCCAGAAGTTTGGTGGTTATCACTAATAACGCTTATTAATAGAGCAGGAACCATGGTGATTCCGTTTTTGTCTTTGTACTTAACCAAAAGTTTAAATTTTTCCTTAAAAGATGTGGGTTGGATTTTAACCTGTTTTGGTCTAGGTTCTGTTATTGGTTCTTGGTTAGGAGGTAAACTAACTGATAAAATTGGGTATTTTAAAGTGATGAAATACAGTTTATTCTTAACAGGAATTCTATTTGTTGCATTACAATATATTACTTCTTTCTATGGATTTTGTTTAGGTATTTTTCTTGTAATGTTAGTGGCTGATACTTTTAGACCTGCTATGTTTGTTGCGTTAAATGCATATAGTAAACCAGAAAATAAAACACGTTCGGTTACTTTAATTCGTTTGGCAATTAATCTCGGATTTTCTGCAGGACCAGCAGTAGGTGGATTAATAATTACTTATTTAAGTTATAACGGACTTTTTTGGGTTGATGGAATTACTTGTTTGTTAGCAACTATTTTGTTGGTTAAAGTTTTAAATCCAAAGAAAACTAAGGAGCTTGATGTTATTGTAAATGAAAACCCAATATCAATAAAAAAAGATGCAGCTTTTTGGGTGTTTTTTATTGCTATGTTTTTATATGGATTTGTGTTTCTTCAGTATTTTTCTACAATTCCGTTATACTATAAAGACGCACATTTTTTGTCAGAATTTGAAATTGGCTTACTAATGGGAATGAATGGTTTTATCATTTTTGTATTAGAGATGCCACTGATTAAGTGGTTGGAAAGCAGTAAATATTCTACAGCATTTTTAATATTAGTAGGGATATTTTTAGTCGCTCTTAGTTTTTTTGTTTTAAACTTAACTTCTTGGACAGGAATATTGGTGATAGGAATGTTAATTATGACGATTGGAGAAATGATTGCTTTCCCGTTTTCAAATAAATTTGTTATCGATAGAGCCAAAAAAGGGAAACAAGGAGAGTATATGGCTTGGTATAGTATTGCCTTTTCTGCAGCACATATTTTTGGGCATAATTCGGGCATGCAATTAGTGGATGCGTTAGGGTTTGATAGAACTTGGACAATTATTACTGCACTTTCATTTGTAAGTGTTTTTGTTACTTATTTATTAATTAGAAAATTAAAAAGAGAATGA
- a CDS encoding VOC family protein, with translation MKLNQITIPSLDVPKATEFYKKLGLILIVDALPRYVRFELPDGDATFSIHEVDKLPKGEGIAIYFQNENLDKVVEELQQKSFQFDLLPTDQPWLWREARLKDLDGNQLILYKAGENRKNPPWRVI, from the coding sequence ATGAAATTAAATCAGATTACAATTCCATCTTTAGATGTACCAAAAGCAACTGAATTTTATAAAAAATTAGGATTGATTTTAATTGTTGATGCTTTACCAAGATATGTCCGTTTTGAATTGCCAGATGGCGATGCAACTTTCTCAATTCATGAAGTTGATAAATTACCAAAAGGAGAAGGTATAGCTATATATTTTCAAAATGAAAATTTAGATAAAGTTGTCGAAGAATTGCAGCAAAAAAGTTTTCAGTTCGATTTATTACCGACTGACCAACCTTGGTTGTGGCGTGAAGCTAGATTAAAAGATCTAGATGGAAATCAGCTTATTCTATATAAAGCTGGCGAAAACAGAAAAAATCCGCCATGGAGGGTTATTTAA
- a CDS encoding DUF3667 domain-containing protein: MNCKNCQDPLEDNAQFCDNCGAKVIKSRITFKLLIIELFTNVFGVDSKFFLTLKKMITAPHIVINEYIIGVRKKYINPFAYLAVGAALSLLVFNFFSEDYKRIQSSLNEGQIKKMKETAEKDLSKIKNLSEKELKKLQIEQNSAKTTIVFLEKYVNFILHNFNFVVFLFIPFYAFLSKWTYRKPHNYGEHIVINAYLQGTSMYFSIFFFFLSLLIHPKIFAGSMILLMFYYLYSFGKLYSLRFWKSFTKLIRFILVLIITTIIFIIIGGILAFIIRFILARFGII; the protein is encoded by the coding sequence ATGAATTGTAAAAATTGCCAAGACCCACTAGAAGATAATGCTCAATTTTGTGATAATTGTGGCGCTAAAGTGATTAAAAGTAGAATAACTTTTAAGTTATTAATTATAGAACTATTTACCAACGTATTTGGAGTAGATAGTAAATTTTTTTTAACATTAAAAAAAATGATTACAGCTCCTCATATAGTAATTAATGAATATATCATTGGAGTTAGAAAAAAATATATTAATCCATTTGCTTATTTGGCTGTAGGTGCAGCACTATCGCTTTTAGTTTTTAATTTTTTCTCTGAAGATTATAAAAGAATACAAAGTTCTTTAAATGAAGGGCAAATAAAAAAAATGAAAGAGACTGCTGAAAAAGATTTATCGAAAATAAAAAACCTTTCTGAAAAAGAATTGAAAAAGTTACAAATTGAACAAAATTCTGCTAAAACAACAATCGTTTTTTTAGAAAAATATGTAAACTTTATCTTACATAATTTCAACTTTGTTGTTTTTCTTTTTATACCTTTTTATGCATTTTTAAGTAAATGGACTTATAGAAAACCTCATAATTATGGAGAACATATTGTAATAAATGCTTATTTACAAGGTACCTCAATGTATTTTTCTATATTTTTTTTCTTTCTTAGTTTATTAATTCATCCTAAAATTTTTGCTGGCAGTATGATTTTATTGATGTTTTACTATTTATACTCTTTTGGGAAGTTATATAGTTTAAGGTTTTGGAAATCATTTACTAAACTTATAAGATTCATTTTAGTATTAATAATCACTACTATAATATTTATTATCATAGGAGGAATTCTAGCTTTTATTATTAGGTTTATATTAGCAAGATTTGGAATCATTTGA